A stretch of the Anaeromyxobacter sp. genome encodes the following:
- a CDS encoding glycosyltransferase family 39 protein, whose amino-acid sequence MTRPAWLRWLLPALLGLLVLATFRDYGYSWDESWQNRWYGQAVLRFLASLGADRSAVTTNNFYLYGGTFDAAAELLVGLSPLVPRDTRHLANALAGLAGIAGCWALAGRLGGRAAGAWAALFLAACAPWYGHMFINAKDIPFAAATTWALVLCLRWAGEFPRPRPGTTLALGLVTGLALGVRIGGALILLYLLLLALLLAVRGALQHRGGRMGDLTAHAPRLAASLLAVGGVAWAAMLVCWPAALLRPVAIPLEALRAASQFQWVGPLLWNGREVWSNDLPWSYLPVLFAVQLPEVLVVLFAASLGWGALTCWPWRRGGPHPGAPAAALRPGLALLVLATLFPVGWAVAMGSTLYDNGRHFLFVLPPLACLAGLLWSRLVAAAAGRHAALGLALPLALLGALAPSTARMASLHPYEYAYLNAFAGGMPAGARRFDTEYWITSYREASRAVLDHAAAVAAASGTPLASLRFHVAVVGPQEVLAGELPENFTVVPADQESRADYLVATTRWRSDLWWPDWPEIAAVGRAGVRFAVVKAAPGLVRLVPPAPPRG is encoded by the coding sequence GTGACCCGGCCGGCCTGGCTCCGCTGGCTGCTCCCGGCCCTGCTCGGGCTGCTGGTGCTCGCCACCTTCCGCGACTACGGCTACTCCTGGGACGAGAGCTGGCAGAACCGCTGGTACGGGCAGGCGGTGCTGCGCTTCCTGGCCTCGCTGGGCGCGGACCGCTCCGCGGTGACCACCAACAACTTCTACCTCTACGGCGGCACCTTCGACGCCGCGGCCGAGCTGCTGGTCGGCCTCTCCCCGCTGGTGCCGCGCGACACCCGGCACCTGGCCAACGCGCTGGCCGGCCTGGCCGGGATCGCCGGCTGCTGGGCGCTGGCGGGCCGGCTCGGCGGGCGGGCGGCCGGCGCCTGGGCGGCGCTGTTCCTGGCGGCCTGCGCGCCCTGGTACGGGCACATGTTCATCAACGCCAAGGACATCCCCTTCGCCGCGGCCACCACCTGGGCGCTGGTCCTGTGCCTGCGGTGGGCCGGCGAGTTCCCCAGGCCGCGCCCGGGGACCACCCTCGCGCTGGGGCTGGTCACCGGCCTGGCGCTGGGCGTCCGGATCGGCGGGGCCCTGATCCTCCTCTACCTGCTGCTCCTGGCGCTGCTCCTCGCCGTTCGCGGCGCCCTCCAGCACCGAGGGGGACGGATGGGCGACCTGACGGCGCACGCGCCGCGCCTGGCCGCCTCGCTGCTGGCGGTCGGGGGCGTCGCCTGGGCGGCCATGCTGGTCTGCTGGCCGGCCGCGCTGCTGCGCCCGGTGGCCATCCCGCTGGAGGCGCTCCGCGCGGCGAGCCAGTTCCAGTGGGTCGGTCCCCTGCTCTGGAACGGGCGCGAGGTCTGGTCGAACGACCTCCCCTGGAGCTACCTCCCGGTGCTCTTCGCGGTGCAGTTGCCGGAGGTGCTGGTGGTGCTCTTCGCCGCGTCGCTCGGCTGGGGCGCCCTCACCTGCTGGCCCTGGCGCCGCGGCGGTCCTCACCCGGGCGCCCCCGCCGCTGCCCTGCGGCCGGGGCTCGCCCTGCTCGTCCTGGCGACCCTGTTCCCGGTGGGCTGGGCGGTGGCCATGGGCTCGACGCTCTACGACAACGGCCGCCACTTCCTCTTCGTGCTGCCGCCGCTGGCCTGCCTGGCCGGGCTCCTCTGGTCGCGGCTGGTGGCGGCGGCCGCCGGGAGGCACGCGGCGCTCGGCCTGGCGCTGCCGCTCGCCCTGCTCGGCGCCCTGGCGCCCTCCACGGCCAGGATGGCCTCGCTCCACCCCTACGAGTACGCCTACCTGAACGCCTTCGCCGGCGGGATGCCGGCGGGCGCGCGCCGCTTCGACACCGAGTACTGGATCACCTCCTACCGGGAGGCGTCCCGGGCGGTGCTGGACCACGCCGCGGCGGTGGCGGCGGCGTCGGGCACGCCGCTCGCCTCCCTGCGCTTCCACGTGGCGGTGGTCGGCCCGCAGGAGGTCCTGGCCGGGGAGCTGCCGGAGAACTTCACGGTGGTCCCGGCCGACCAGGAGTCCCGCGCCGACTACCTGGTGGCGACCACCCGGTGGCGCTCCGACCTGTGGTGGCCGGACTGGCCGGAGATCGCCGCCGTGGGGCGCGCCGGGGTGCGCTTCGCCGTGGTCAAGGCCGCTCCCGGGCTGGTCCGGCTGGTGCCACCGGCGCCGCCGCGGGGCTGA
- a CDS encoding glycoside hydrolase family 15 protein, with protein MPRLEEIGLIGNGQFAAHVAADGDVVWCCLPRFDAEPVLAGLLDRERGGRFRVGPAGGGLGRQHYLPNTNVLVTEFDDGQGAFRVIDFAPRFEQHQRAFHPTQLFRILEPIRGTPRVQVQCEPVLGWSGRRADRVTGSNHVRFEGFPAQLRLTTDVPLSYLAGQPFTLTGRRHLALTWGAPIEEPLQPLADRFLAETSRYWQRWVKACDIPAAYQAQVIRSALTLKLHCFEDTGAIVASTTTSLPEAPGSGRTWDYRYCWLRDAFFVLGALRRLGCFEERERFTQWLLDVAGGSPDLDLQPLYRIDGRSDLDEAQLEGWAGYQGHGPVRTGNGAATHRQHDVYGETALSLVPVFLDERFRDERSDAALELVVRLARKAVLVAGTPDAGIWEYRSEWTPQTFSTLMSWAAADRVAAVLERRATGSGAELAAQASRLHAEILARCWRPQLPAFAASYATDDLDASLLLMVPLRFLPRDDPRLIATVDAISRTLGRGDWLDRYGHDDGFGRPQVAFVLCTFWLVQALAGLGRVEEARRRLELAFEALSPLGLLSEDFDPTSRRLWGNYPQAYSHVGLIHAAFDASPRWPEVL; from the coding sequence ATGCCGCGCCTCGAGGAGATCGGGCTCATCGGGAATGGACAGTTCGCGGCGCACGTGGCGGCCGACGGCGACGTCGTCTGGTGCTGCCTGCCCCGCTTCGACGCCGAGCCGGTCCTGGCGGGCCTGCTGGACCGGGAGCGGGGCGGTCGCTTCCGGGTCGGCCCGGCCGGGGGGGGGCTGGGTCGGCAGCACTACCTGCCCAACACCAACGTGCTGGTCACCGAGTTCGACGACGGCCAGGGCGCCTTCCGGGTCATCGACTTCGCGCCCCGCTTCGAGCAGCACCAGCGGGCCTTCCACCCCACCCAGCTCTTCCGCATCCTCGAGCCCATCCGCGGCACCCCCCGGGTCCAGGTCCAGTGCGAGCCGGTGCTGGGCTGGTCCGGCCGGCGCGCCGACCGCGTCACGGGCTCGAACCACGTCCGCTTCGAGGGGTTCCCGGCGCAGCTCCGGCTCACCACCGACGTGCCGCTCTCCTACCTGGCCGGCCAGCCCTTCACGCTGACCGGGCGGCGCCACCTGGCGCTCACCTGGGGCGCGCCCATCGAGGAGCCGCTGCAGCCGCTGGCGGACCGCTTCCTCGCCGAGACGTCGCGGTACTGGCAGCGGTGGGTCAAGGCCTGCGACATCCCGGCGGCCTACCAGGCCCAGGTGATCCGGTCGGCCCTGACGCTCAAGCTGCACTGCTTCGAGGACACCGGCGCCATCGTGGCGTCCACCACCACCTCCCTGCCGGAGGCCCCCGGCTCCGGCCGCACCTGGGACTACCGCTACTGCTGGCTGCGCGACGCCTTCTTCGTGCTCGGGGCGCTGCGCCGGCTCGGCTGCTTCGAGGAGCGCGAGCGCTTCACCCAGTGGCTCCTCGACGTGGCCGGCGGCTCGCCGGACCTCGACCTGCAGCCGCTCTACCGCATCGACGGCCGCTCGGACCTCGACGAGGCGCAGCTGGAGGGGTGGGCCGGCTACCAGGGGCACGGGCCGGTCCGCACCGGCAACGGCGCCGCCACCCACCGGCAGCACGACGTCTACGGCGAGACGGCGCTGTCGCTGGTGCCGGTCTTCCTCGACGAGCGGTTCCGCGACGAGCGCTCCGACGCCGCCCTCGAGCTGGTGGTGCGGCTGGCCCGCAAGGCCGTCCTGGTGGCGGGGACGCCCGACGCCGGCATCTGGGAGTACCGCAGCGAGTGGACGCCCCAGACCTTCTCCACGCTGATGAGCTGGGCGGCGGCCGACCGGGTGGCCGCCGTGCTGGAGCGCCGGGCCACCGGCAGCGGGGCCGAGCTGGCGGCCCAGGCCAGCCGCCTCCACGCCGAGATCCTGGCGCGCTGCTGGCGGCCGCAGCTCCCCGCCTTCGCCGCCTCCTACGCCACCGACGACCTCGACGCCTCGCTGCTCCTGATGGTGCCGCTGCGCTTCCTGCCGCGCGACGACCCGCGCCTCATCGCCACGGTGGACGCCATCTCGCGCACCCTGGGGCGCGGCGACTGGCTGGATCGCTACGGCCACGACGACGGCTTCGGCCGGCCCCAGGTGGCCTTCGTGCTCTGCACCTTCTGGCTGGTGCAGGCGCTGGCCGGCCTGGGGCGGGTGGAGGAGGCGCGGCGCCGGCTGGAGCTGGCCTTCGAGGCCCTCTCGCCGCTCGGGCTGCTCTCCGAGGACTTCGACCCGACGTCACGCCGGCTCTGGGGCAACTACCCGCAGGCCTACTCCCACGTCGGGCTCATCCACGCGGCCTTCGACGCCTCGCCGCGCTGGCCGGAGGTGCTGTAG
- a CDS encoding Ig-like domain-containing protein produces the protein MASARHLARTAAPLLLVLALGLAGCGSSTPGECSSVDQCPQPGGCRVATCLAGGCGVAPRPAGTVLGTGVAGDCQAQVCDGAGAVVAARDDADLPEDGNACTQDTCNAGAPSNAPLDAGQPCVQDLGAWCDGAGRCVQCLAPSDCPGVDGECATRTCLAGACGVVFAPQGTPLQDQVAGDCRVSACDGVGNQVTLPLDADLPDDGQACTQDLCAGGVASHQPVASGTGCTTAPGAGLCDGAGACVQCLVDANCAGVDGPCAHPTCTAGRCSTVLAPAGTFAGDFGAGDCSAVLCDGAGNAAGQAYPADVPVDGNPCTLDVCTGLTPSNPPAPAATSCAVGGGTVCDGAGACVECTSGAQCASLVCAGNACQAPSCGDTVRNGLETDLDCGGPCPACLDGRSCAIPADCLSLVCAQARCAAPACGDFVRNGAETDVDCGGACPACAPGLACRLDVDCRSGACVAGVCGAPRVTSVTPASGAADVVPGTAITLTFGAPLDLASITFQAAAGPCTGSVQLSADGFSTCLGIAARSAFFGSRDLLLKPALPLGGPATYQVRTLEGLLSSTVGAFQPFVHPGFTVAAGGGCGSALVVSQVYPGGGAAGASWAADYVELHNRAPSTISLAGLSLQVPWGNPWAVLPLSGSIPSGGYLLIQVGAAGATGAALPAPDLALAPPVSLAATGGIVTLLSTTTANSSGGCPPVGLLDAVGYGTSQGAPVSCKEGVAPATAPADAGAALVRAGAGCGDTDDNAFDLASQLAVPRTSSSPPLACGCAGSAVNESGATVEMDFCIVQVPVSLTLQAGTTSPPVSGRVFEAGVTEAPGPSVLVGQLGHGPAGSDPRYAVGWTWVAASFNVQVGNDDEYQASFSAPAPGSYAYAYRFSPDGQRWTYCDADGAGANGGLFFEPWMLPPLTVTP, from the coding sequence ATGGCCAGCGCCCGCCACCTCGCCCGCACCGCCGCGCCCCTCCTCCTGGTCCTGGCGCTCGGCCTGGCGGGCTGCGGCAGCTCGACCCCGGGGGAGTGCAGCTCGGTGGACCAGTGTCCGCAGCCGGGCGGCTGCCGGGTGGCCACCTGCCTGGCGGGGGGCTGCGGCGTCGCCCCGCGTCCGGCCGGCACGGTGCTCGGCACCGGGGTGGCCGGTGACTGCCAGGCCCAGGTCTGCGACGGCGCGGGGGCCGTGGTCGCGGCCCGCGACGACGCCGACCTGCCGGAGGACGGCAACGCCTGCACGCAGGACACCTGCAACGCCGGCGCGCCGTCGAACGCGCCGCTCGACGCCGGCCAGCCCTGCGTCCAGGACCTCGGCGCCTGGTGCGACGGCGCCGGGCGCTGCGTCCAGTGCCTGGCCCCCTCCGACTGCCCTGGGGTCGACGGCGAGTGCGCCACCCGCACCTGCCTGGCCGGCGCCTGCGGCGTGGTCTTCGCCCCGCAGGGCACGCCCCTCCAGGACCAGGTGGCGGGTGACTGCCGGGTGAGCGCCTGCGACGGGGTGGGCAACCAGGTGACGCTGCCGCTCGACGCGGACCTGCCGGACGACGGCCAGGCCTGCACCCAGGATCTGTGCGCCGGCGGGGTGGCCTCCCACCAGCCGGTGGCCTCCGGCACGGGCTGCACCACCGCCCCCGGCGCCGGCCTGTGCGACGGCGCGGGGGCCTGCGTGCAGTGCCTGGTGGACGCCAACTGCGCCGGCGTCGACGGCCCGTGCGCCCACCCGACCTGCACGGCGGGGCGCTGCAGCACGGTCCTGGCGCCGGCCGGCACCTTCGCCGGCGACTTCGGGGCCGGGGACTGCAGCGCCGTGCTGTGCGACGGCGCCGGCAACGCCGCCGGCCAGGCCTACCCCGCCGACGTGCCGGTGGACGGAAACCCCTGCACGCTGGACGTCTGCACCGGCCTGACCCCCTCCAACCCGCCCGCGCCGGCGGCCACCAGCTGCGCGGTGGGCGGGGGCACGGTCTGCGACGGCGCCGGCGCCTGCGTCGAGTGCACCAGCGGCGCCCAGTGCGCCTCGCTGGTGTGCGCCGGCAACGCCTGCCAGGCGCCCAGCTGCGGCGACACCGTCAGGAACGGCCTCGAGACCGACCTCGACTGCGGCGGCCCGTGCCCGGCCTGCCTCGACGGCCGGAGCTGCGCCATCCCGGCCGACTGCCTGAGCCTGGTCTGCGCCCAGGCCCGCTGCGCCGCGCCGGCCTGCGGCGACTTCGTCAGGAACGGCGCCGAGACCGACGTGGACTGCGGCGGCGCCTGCCCCGCCTGCGCCCCCGGCCTGGCCTGCCGCCTCGACGTCGACTGCCGGAGCGGCGCCTGCGTGGCCGGCGTCTGCGGCGCGCCGCGGGTCACCTCCGTCACGCCGGCGTCGGGCGCGGCCGACGTGGTCCCGGGCACCGCCATCACGCTGACCTTCGGCGCCCCGCTCGACCTCGCCTCCATCACCTTCCAGGCGGCCGCCGGCCCCTGCACCGGCTCGGTGCAGCTCTCCGCCGACGGCTTCTCCACCTGCCTCGGCATCGCCGCCCGGAGCGCGTTCTTCGGCAGCCGGGACCTGCTCCTGAAGCCGGCCCTGCCGCTCGGCGGTCCGGCCACCTACCAGGTGCGCACCCTCGAGGGGCTCCTGTCGTCCACCGTGGGGGCCTTCCAGCCCTTCGTCCACCCCGGCTTCACGGTGGCCGCCGGCGGCGGCTGCGGCAGCGCGCTGGTGGTGAGCCAGGTCTACCCGGGCGGCGGCGCCGCCGGCGCCAGCTGGGCGGCCGACTACGTCGAGCTCCACAACCGCGCGCCGTCCACCATCTCGCTCGCCGGCCTGTCGCTGCAGGTCCCCTGGGGAAACCCCTGGGCCGTGCTGCCGCTCTCCGGCAGCATCCCGTCCGGCGGCTACCTGCTGATCCAGGTCGGCGCCGCCGGCGCCACCGGGGCGGCGCTGCCGGCGCCCGACCTGGCCCTGGCCCCGCCCGTGAGCCTGGCCGCCACCGGCGGCATCGTGACGCTCCTCTCCACGACCACGGCGAACTCCAGCGGGGGCTGCCCCCCCGTCGGGCTCCTCGACGCCGTCGGCTACGGGACCTCGCAGGGCGCGCCGGTCTCCTGCAAGGAAGGGGTGGCTCCGGCGACGGCCCCGGCCGATGCGGGGGCGGCGCTGGTGCGCGCCGGCGCCGGCTGCGGCGACACCGACGACAACGCCTTCGACCTGGCCTCGCAGCTGGCCGTGCCCCGCACGTCGTCCAGCCCGCCGCTGGCCTGCGGCTGCGCCGGGAGCGCGGTGAACGAGAGCGGCGCCACCGTGGAGATGGACTTCTGCATCGTCCAGGTCCCGGTCTCGCTCACGTTGCAGGCCGGCACCACCAGCCCGCCGGTCTCCGGCCGGGTCTTCGAGGCCGGGGTCACCGAGGCGCCGGGCCCGTCGGTCCTCGTCGGCCAGCTCGGCCACGGGCCGGCCGGCAGCGACCCGCGCTACGCGGTCGGCTGGACCTGGGTGGCCGCCAGCTTCAACGTCCAGGTCGGCAACGACGACGAGTACCAGGCGTCGTTCTCCGCCCCGGCCCCTGGCAGCTACGCCTACGCCTACCGCTTCAGCCCGGACGGCCAGCGCTGGACCTACTGCGACGCGGACGGCGCGGGCGCCAACGGCGGCCTGTTCTTCGAGCCCTGGATGCTCCCGCCGCTCACCGTGACGCCCTGA
- a CDS encoding glycosyltransferase, whose translation MLSVVIPAYDEEATLPVHLARLVPVLERVDAGGWEVLVVDDGSTDRTAEVVERLGRSPKVRVVRSPANRGKGAALRLGVAATTGELVLTCDADMATPPETLLPFLAALRGGADVVIGDRRGPAARIERPQPWLRRTLGSGYLWLCRSMTGVELADYNCGFKLFRGVVAREVMAATTTDGWAIDMESLALAVRRGYRVVEVPVTWRAGDGTAVRLRRDVAATLAEMVRIWWRLRRAERPGPPP comes from the coding sequence ATGCTCAGCGTGGTGATCCCGGCCTACGACGAGGAGGCGACCCTCCCCGTGCACCTCGCCCGCCTGGTGCCGGTGCTGGAGCGGGTCGACGCCGGCGGCTGGGAGGTGCTGGTCGTCGACGACGGCAGCACCGATCGGACCGCCGAGGTGGTCGAGAGGCTCGGCCGCTCCCCGAAGGTCAGGGTGGTCCGGTCGCCCGCCAACCGCGGCAAGGGGGCGGCGCTCCGCCTCGGCGTGGCCGCCACCACCGGCGAGCTGGTCCTGACCTGCGACGCCGACATGGCGACGCCGCCGGAGACCCTGCTCCCGTTCCTGGCGGCCCTGCGCGGCGGGGCCGACGTGGTGATCGGCGACCGGCGCGGCCCGGCGGCGCGCATCGAGCGCCCGCAGCCCTGGCTGCGCCGGACGCTGGGGTCGGGGTACCTGTGGCTCTGCCGCTCGATGACCGGGGTGGAGCTGGCCGACTACAACTGCGGCTTCAAGCTCTTCCGCGGCGTCGTCGCCCGGGAGGTCATGGCCGCGACGACCACCGACGGGTGGGCCATCGACATGGAGAGCCTGGCCCTGGCCGTGCGCCGGGGGTACCGGGTGGTCGAGGTGCCGGTGACCTGGCGGGCCGGCGACGGCACGGCGGTGCGCCTGCGCCGCGACGTGGCCGCGACCTTGGCGGAGATGGTGCGGATCTGGTGGCGGCTGCGCCGAGCCGAGCGGCCGGGGCCGCCGCCGTGA
- a CDS encoding trehalose-6-phosphate synthase codes for MRAALRFLLLLVASLALVAWGASALFNRQARVWAERDMALRARLAVSAAGPSLRAASQQEARAVLDVLVRDERLMGSALCWRDGRSEAATDRLPARLGCAALPVEAREAGEAGWDHTVAGPAGSTHLTVMPVDDQPQGRLLLLVHDLSFVDRRAGTTRRYTFLAFALVGLLGAAAAAAVARLSWLSWTAQLRKVLLAPFRAAEVPTPRHFQPLLSDVRDLVASLAAEESRTEAGWTPERLRLVLRRQLGGEGILVVANREPYIHEHDGQGGIRVAHPASGLVTALEPVMRACSGTWIAHGSGDADFEVVDARDHVGVPPGRPVYDLRRLRLSEAEEQGYYYGFSNEGLWPLCHVAHTRPEFRSADWEQYQRVNRRFAEAVAEEATSPDPIVLVQDYHFALLPRYLRERLPRATILTFWHIPWPNAERFGICPWERAVLEGLLGSSIVGFHTQAHCNNFMESVDRYLETRLDRERHSVVQGGRETLVRPYPISIEWPSRWADGAPSVAECRVAVRRELGIPDDALLGLGVDRLDYTKGIEERLLAVERLLERSPEYHGRFWFAQAAAPSRAIIPAYRALGERVEALAQRINQRFARPGWSPILLARRHHEPPDVFRMYRAADLCYVSSLHDGMNLVAKEFVAARDDQRGVLVLSRFTGASRELTEALVVNPYDIDSSATALAAALAMPALEQEERMRSMRALVSELNVYRWAGKMLLDATRTRRRERLVTKLSSGGGAR; via the coding sequence ATGCGCGCCGCCCTCCGCTTCCTGCTGCTCCTCGTCGCCAGCCTGGCGCTGGTGGCCTGGGGCGCCTCCGCGCTCTTCAACCGCCAGGCCCGGGTCTGGGCCGAGCGGGACATGGCGCTGCGGGCCCGCCTGGCGGTCTCGGCGGCCGGGCCCTCGCTGCGGGCGGCCTCCCAGCAGGAGGCGCGCGCGGTGCTCGACGTCTTGGTCCGCGACGAGCGGCTCATGGGCTCCGCCCTGTGCTGGCGCGACGGCCGCTCGGAGGCCGCCACCGATCGGCTCCCGGCCCGCCTGGGCTGCGCCGCCCTCCCGGTGGAGGCGCGCGAGGCCGGCGAGGCGGGCTGGGACCACACCGTGGCCGGGCCCGCCGGCAGCACCCACCTCACCGTGATGCCCGTCGACGACCAGCCGCAGGGGCGCCTGCTCCTGCTGGTGCACGACCTCTCCTTCGTGGATCGCCGGGCCGGCACCACGCGCCGCTACACCTTCCTGGCCTTCGCCCTGGTCGGGCTGCTCGGCGCGGCGGCGGCGGCGGCGGTGGCGCGGCTCTCCTGGCTCTCGTGGACGGCGCAGCTGCGAAAGGTGCTGCTGGCGCCCTTCCGCGCCGCCGAGGTCCCCACGCCGCGCCACTTCCAGCCGCTCCTCTCCGACGTGCGGGACCTGGTGGCCAGCCTGGCGGCGGAGGAGTCGCGCACCGAGGCCGGCTGGACGCCGGAGCGGCTCCGGCTGGTGCTGCGCCGGCAGCTGGGCGGCGAGGGCATCCTGGTGGTGGCCAACCGCGAGCCCTACATCCACGAGCACGACGGCCAGGGCGGGATCCGCGTGGCGCACCCGGCCTCTGGCCTGGTGACGGCCCTGGAGCCGGTCATGCGCGCCTGCTCCGGCACCTGGATCGCCCACGGCAGCGGCGACGCCGACTTCGAGGTGGTGGACGCCAGGGACCACGTCGGCGTCCCGCCCGGCCGGCCGGTCTACGACCTGCGCCGGCTGCGCCTCTCCGAGGCGGAGGAGCAGGGCTACTACTACGGCTTCTCCAACGAGGGGCTCTGGCCGCTCTGCCACGTGGCCCACACCCGCCCGGAGTTCCGCTCGGCGGACTGGGAGCAGTACCAGCGGGTCAACCGCCGGTTCGCCGAGGCGGTGGCCGAGGAGGCCACCTCGCCCGACCCCATCGTGCTGGTGCAGGACTACCACTTCGCCCTCCTGCCCCGGTACCTGCGCGAGCGGCTGCCGCGCGCCACCATCCTCACCTTCTGGCACATCCCCTGGCCCAACGCCGAGCGCTTCGGCATCTGCCCCTGGGAGCGGGCGGTGCTCGAGGGCCTGCTGGGCAGCTCCATCGTGGGGTTCCACACCCAGGCCCACTGCAACAACTTCATGGAGTCGGTGGACCGCTACCTGGAGACCCGGCTCGACCGCGAGCGCCACTCGGTGGTGCAGGGCGGCCGCGAGACGCTGGTGCGCCCGTACCCCATCTCCATCGAGTGGCCGAGCCGCTGGGCCGACGGCGCCCCCTCGGTGGCCGAGTGCCGGGTGGCCGTGCGCCGCGAGCTCGGCATCCCGGACGACGCCCTGCTGGGCCTGGGGGTGGACCGCCTCGACTACACCAAGGGGATCGAGGAGCGGCTCCTGGCGGTGGAGCGGCTGCTGGAGCGCTCGCCCGAGTACCACGGGCGCTTCTGGTTCGCGCAGGCGGCCGCCCCCAGCCGGGCCATCATCCCGGCCTACCGGGCGCTCGGGGAGCGGGTCGAGGCGCTGGCCCAGCGCATCAACCAGCGCTTCGCCCGGCCGGGCTGGTCACCCATCCTGCTGGCGCGCCGCCACCACGAGCCGCCCGACGTCTTCCGCATGTACCGGGCGGCGGACCTCTGCTACGTGTCCTCGCTGCACGACGGCATGAACCTGGTGGCCAAGGAGTTCGTGGCGGCCCGCGACGACCAGCGCGGCGTGCTGGTGCTGTCCCGCTTCACCGGCGCCTCGCGCGAGCTCACCGAGGCCCTGGTGGTCAACCCCTACGACATCGACTCCTCCGCCACCGCGCTGGCCGCGGCGCTGGCCATGCCGGCCCTGGAGCAGGAGGAGCGGATGCGCTCCATGCGGGCGCTGGTCTCCGAGCTCAACGTCTACCGCTGGGCCGGCAAGATGCTGCTCGACGCCACCCGCACCCGGCGGCGCGAGCGGCTGGTGACCAAGCTCTCGTCGGGCGGCGGCGCGCGATGA
- a CDS encoding nuclear transport factor 2 family protein: MNTLTRLTLALAVSLSLASAGFAEDQPAAAADPMAGWAPPVLKQEKKDRKEIEALLKKMETCSTKGALDDAAALIDFPVLMVTDDAKGEGTGEPWSREQWVQMMKPFYEKPMPPGSMVPGKRTIVLLTDSLALVGAGWTMAAGPKKVSGTSGMVLLRKGGEWRVKAMVEGGWGGTPMPGEPATAPAK; the protein is encoded by the coding sequence ATGAACACCCTCACACGCCTCACGCTGGCCCTCGCGGTCTCGCTCTCGCTCGCCTCGGCCGGGTTCGCCGAGGACCAGCCCGCCGCCGCCGCGGATCCAATGGCCGGCTGGGCACCGCCGGTCCTGAAGCAGGAGAAGAAGGACCGCAAGGAGATCGAGGCGCTCCTGAAGAAGATGGAGACGTGCTCGACCAAGGGCGCCCTCGACGACGCCGCGGCGCTCATCGACTTCCCGGTCCTGATGGTGACGGACGACGCCAAGGGCGAGGGCACCGGGGAGCCCTGGAGCCGCGAGCAGTGGGTGCAGATGATGAAGCCGTTCTACGAGAAGCCCATGCCGCCCGGGTCCATGGTGCCGGGGAAGCGGACCATCGTGCTCCTCACCGACTCGCTGGCCCTGGTGGGCGCCGGGTGGACCATGGCCGCCGGGCCGAAGAAGGTGAGCGGGACGAGCGGCATGGTCCTGCTCCGCAAGGGCGGCGAGTGGAGGGTGAAGGCCATGGTCGAGGGTGGCTGGGGCGGGACGCCGATGCCCGGCGAGCCCGCCACGGCCCCGGCGAAGTAG
- the otsB gene encoding trehalose-phosphatase, with amino-acid sequence MSELLAPGLEQVVRSLARPGTLVVLDFDGTLAPIVADRDAARLTVRSRTALLRLARLYPVAVLSGRALEDVRARLEGAPVRWVVGSHGAEWPGEGQRHRAWRRAILRWRAVLARRLQGLEGVDLEVKPLALAVHYRRSPARRLAEARIDDATADLPGAAVGLGKLVVNLVPAEAGDKGTALQRLVKEAGARRVLFVGDDVTDEAAFGASLEISAVMARVGRDPASRARYWLRRRADVDRLLERLCLLREAAGATPDRAAPTLDGDVEALGAVLGFLKELWALEQALDQRSRALLARHGVTGPQRLLVRVVERLGPISPARLARVLHVHPSSVTRLTRRLEARGAIRRRPQPGHAGRFLLELGPGGERVAGLTADTVEGAIRSALRAASPQDVEATRRVVALVTRRLAPRR; translated from the coding sequence ATGAGCGAGCTCCTGGCGCCGGGGCTGGAGCAGGTGGTGCGCTCGCTGGCGCGGCCCGGGACCCTGGTGGTGCTCGACTTCGACGGGACCTTGGCGCCCATCGTGGCCGACCGGGACGCGGCCCGGCTGACGGTGCGCTCCCGCACGGCGCTGCTGCGGCTGGCGCGCCTCTACCCGGTGGCGGTCCTGAGCGGGCGGGCCCTGGAGGACGTGCGGGCGCGCCTGGAGGGCGCGCCGGTGCGCTGGGTGGTGGGCTCCCACGGCGCCGAGTGGCCCGGCGAGGGGCAGCGGCACCGCGCCTGGCGCCGCGCCATCCTGCGGTGGCGGGCCGTGCTGGCGCGGCGGCTCCAGGGGCTCGAGGGGGTGGACCTGGAGGTCAAGCCGCTGGCCCTGGCGGTGCACTACCGGCGCAGCCCGGCGCGCCGCCTGGCGGAGGCGCGCATCGACGACGCCACCGCGGACCTCCCGGGCGCGGCGGTGGGGCTGGGGAAGCTGGTCGTGAACCTGGTGCCCGCCGAGGCCGGCGACAAGGGGACGGCCCTGCAGCGCCTGGTGAAGGAGGCCGGCGCCAGGCGCGTCCTGTTCGTCGGCGACGACGTGACCGACGAGGCGGCGTTCGGGGCCAGCCTGGAGATCTCGGCGGTGATGGCGCGGGTGGGGCGGGATCCGGCCAGCCGGGCCAGGTACTGGCTGCGGCGCCGCGCCGACGTGGACCGGCTGCTGGAGCGGCTGTGCCTGCTGCGCGAGGCGGCCGGCGCCACCCCGGACCGGGCGGCGCCCACGCTGGACGGGGACGTGGAGGCGCTCGGCGCGGTGCTGGGCTTCCTGAAGGAGCTCTGGGCGCTGGAGCAGGCCCTCGACCAGCGCTCCCGGGCGCTGCTGGCCCGCCACGGTGTGACCGGTCCGCAGCGGCTGCTGGTGCGGGTGGTCGAGCGGCTCGGGCCCATCAGCCCGGCCCGGCTGGCGCGCGTGCTGCACGTCCACCCCTCGTCCGTCACCCGCCTGACCCGCCGCCTGGAGGCGCGCGGAGCCATCCGCCGCAGGCCGCAGCCCGGCCACGCCGGGCGCTTCCTGCTGGAGCTGGGCCCCGGCGGCGAGCGGGTGGCGGGGCTCACGGCGGACACCGTGGAGGGCGCCATCCGGTCGGCGCTCCGGGCGGCCAGCCCGCAGGACGTGGAGGCCACCCGGCGGGTGGTGGCGCTGGTGACCAGGCGGCTGGCGCCCCGGCGGTGA